One window of the Cryptosporangium aurantiacum genome contains the following:
- a CDS encoding chemotaxis protein CheA, with the protein MSTDEFGVLDVFVTEARDLVQDVEEGFLRLEGSSAGSETVNALFRAVHTLKGSSGMFGLGHIVEFTHVLETLLDLVRRGELAVTPELVSALLPCGDHILNLVEGVAQGRVHATSEEQSTGAMLLSRLEPFLPGGAGAPAAVASPGVADLAEEEMDDERSWHLSLRFGADSLRNGMDPLAFLRYLATVGTVTELVVRAETLPPLGELDPETCYLGFDVDYVTTVPKADIESIFEFVRDDSDIRITPASDQVDAYVKLIGTLPESDRIGDILIRSGAATEREITDAMRVQQERSRSTNAVVPLGEILIEQNIVPRAVIDAALRKQRKAGETRAQQDTQTLRVDAARLDRLIDLVGELVIAQASAGVVCMTDSSEGSGVAEAQSEVMRLVEEVRDSALSLRMVPIGTTFRRFERVVRDVSVELNKEVGLVVTGGDAEVDKALVERIGDPLVHLVRNSLDHGIEPPADRLRRGKPARGTLRLNAFHDAGSIVIEVADDGRGLDRDKIVQRAVERGLIEPGAVLTDAEAYELIFEPGFSTAATVSNLSGRGVGMDVVRRNVTALRGTIEVVTALGVGTTMRIRLPLTLAIIEGFLVGVGSRYFIVPLDRVTECVELPVGAVAPEGARRDVMDLRGEVLPFIRLRTMFGIDGQPARRQSVVVVEQSGQRTGLVVDALMGEFQTVIKPLGPLFARAKCISGATILGNGEVALILDVGPLVAGQTERERVLHADATAVA; encoded by the coding sequence ATGAGCACCGACGAGTTCGGCGTCCTCGACGTTTTTGTCACCGAGGCACGCGACCTGGTGCAGGACGTCGAAGAGGGCTTCCTGCGGCTGGAGGGCAGCTCGGCCGGGTCGGAGACGGTGAACGCGCTGTTCCGTGCCGTGCACACGCTCAAGGGTTCGTCCGGCATGTTCGGCCTCGGCCACATCGTGGAGTTCACCCACGTCCTCGAGACGCTGCTCGACCTGGTGCGGCGGGGCGAGCTGGCCGTGACACCCGAGCTGGTGAGCGCGCTGCTGCCCTGCGGCGACCACATCCTCAACCTGGTGGAGGGCGTCGCGCAGGGCCGGGTACACGCCACGTCGGAGGAGCAGAGCACCGGCGCGATGCTGCTCAGCCGGTTGGAGCCGTTCCTGCCGGGAGGCGCGGGGGCGCCCGCTGCCGTGGCGTCTCCGGGCGTCGCCGACCTGGCCGAGGAGGAGATGGACGACGAACGGTCGTGGCACCTGAGCCTGCGGTTCGGCGCCGACAGCCTGCGCAACGGCATGGACCCGCTGGCATTCCTGCGGTACCTGGCGACCGTCGGCACGGTCACCGAGCTCGTCGTCCGTGCCGAAACGCTGCCGCCACTCGGCGAGCTGGACCCGGAGACCTGCTACCTGGGGTTCGACGTCGACTACGTCACGACCGTGCCCAAGGCCGACATCGAGAGCATCTTCGAGTTCGTCCGCGACGACAGCGACATCCGGATCACCCCGGCGTCCGACCAGGTCGACGCGTACGTGAAGCTGATCGGGACGCTGCCGGAGAGCGACCGGATCGGCGACATACTGATCCGCAGCGGCGCCGCGACCGAGCGCGAGATCACCGACGCGATGCGTGTCCAGCAGGAGCGCTCCCGCAGCACCAACGCGGTCGTGCCGCTCGGCGAGATCCTGATCGAGCAGAACATCGTGCCGCGCGCGGTCATCGACGCCGCACTCCGCAAGCAGCGCAAAGCAGGCGAGACCCGCGCCCAGCAGGACACGCAGACGCTCCGCGTGGACGCCGCTCGCCTGGACCGGCTCATCGACCTGGTCGGCGAGCTGGTGATCGCCCAGGCCAGCGCCGGTGTCGTGTGCATGACCGACAGCTCGGAGGGTTCCGGTGTCGCCGAGGCGCAGAGCGAGGTCATGCGCCTGGTCGAGGAGGTACGGGACAGCGCGCTCTCGCTTCGGATGGTGCCGATCGGGACGACGTTCCGCCGGTTCGAGCGGGTCGTCCGGGACGTCAGCGTCGAGCTGAACAAGGAGGTCGGGCTGGTCGTCACCGGCGGCGACGCCGAGGTCGACAAGGCGCTCGTCGAGCGGATCGGCGACCCGCTGGTCCACCTGGTGCGGAACTCGCTCGACCACGGCATCGAACCGCCCGCCGACCGGCTGCGGCGGGGGAAGCCCGCCCGCGGGACGCTGCGGCTCAACGCCTTCCACGACGCGGGCAGCATCGTCATCGAGGTCGCCGACGACGGCCGCGGGCTCGACCGGGACAAGATCGTGCAGCGAGCGGTCGAGCGCGGGCTGATCGAGCCCGGTGCGGTGCTGACCGACGCCGAGGCCTACGAGCTGATCTTCGAGCCGGGGTTCTCGACGGCGGCGACCGTGTCGAACCTGTCCGGCCGCGGCGTCGGCATGGACGTGGTGCGGCGGAACGTCACGGCGCTGCGGGGCACGATCGAGGTGGTGACCGCGCTGGGCGTCGGCACCACGATGCGGATTCGGTTGCCGCTGACGCTGGCGATCATCGAGGGGTTCTTGGTCGGGGTCGGGTCGCGGTACTTCATCGTCCCGCTGGACCGGGTGACCGAGTGCGTGGAGCTCCCGGTCGGTGCGGTGGCGCCCGAGGGCGCACGGCGGGACGTGATGGATCTGCGCGGTGAAGTGTTGCCGTTCATCCGGCTGCGGACGATGTTCGGAATCGACGGGCAGCCGGCGCGGCGGCAGAGCGTGGTCGTGGTCGAGCAGTCCGGTCAGCGAACCGGGCTGGTGGTGGACGCGCTGATGGGCGAGTTCCAGACCGTGATCAAGCCGCTCGGGCCGCTGTTCGCGCGGGCGAAGTGCATCAGCGGCGCGACGATCCTCGGCAACGGGGAGGTCGCGCTCATCCTCGACGTCGGCCCGCTGGTTGCGGGCCAGACCGAGCGCGAACGCGTCCTCCACGCCGACGCAACCGCGGTGGCGTAA
- a CDS encoding STAS domain-containing protein gives MTRLELNDELTIVTAADTVQRLRPYLAGGAELELDLSGVTDIDTAGLQLLLVARREAERLGTSVTLADPSDVVRNLLEFTRLTGELEN, from the coding sequence GTGACCCGTCTGGAGCTGAACGACGAGCTGACGATCGTCACCGCGGCGGACACCGTCCAGCGGCTCAGGCCGTACCTCGCCGGCGGCGCCGAACTCGAACTCGACCTCTCCGGCGTCACCGACATCGACACCGCGGGCCTGCAACTGCTGCTGGTGGCCCGGCGCGAGGCCGAGCGGCTCGGGACGAGCGTCACGCTCGCCGACCCGAGCGACGTCGTCCGCAACCTGCTGGAGTTCACCCGACTCACCGGCGAGCTGGAGAACTGA
- a CDS encoding response regulator, giving the protein MAKTILIVDDSASVRQVVTIALKGAGYDVIAGVDGKDALSKLTGQRVHLIISDVNMPNMDGITFVTEVKKLPAYKFTPVIMLTTESQEDKKKAAQAAGAKAWVTKPFQPPQMLAAVSKLIAP; this is encoded by the coding sequence ATGGCCAAAACAATATTGATCGTCGACGACTCGGCGTCGGTGCGGCAGGTGGTCACGATCGCGCTGAAGGGCGCCGGTTACGACGTGATCGCGGGTGTCGACGGCAAGGACGCGCTCTCCAAGCTCACCGGTCAGCGCGTCCACCTGATCATCTCGGACGTCAACATGCCGAACATGGACGGCATCACGTTCGTCACCGAGGTCAAGAAGCTCCCGGCCTACAAGTTCACGCCGGTGATCATGCTGACCACGGAGTCCCAGGAGGACAAGAAGAAGGCGGCTCAGGCGGCCGGCGCGAAGGCGTGGGTGACGAAGCCGTTCCAGCCGCCGCAGATGCTCGCCGCGGTCTCGAAACTGATCGCGCCGTGA
- a CDS encoding methyl-accepting chemotaxis protein: MAELLVALVALVIGLGVGYGIAGRRARPADDDAAAEQAVANYHRNVVEFTEAVAPVWSAHVDTSRAQMETAISGVTAQFAGIVDNLDTVLDSSAGVLHGDSGAVFDRSRERLGDVVSTLDNAVAMKRQALDELRTLVELNDELKRMAAEVTAIASQTHLLALNAAIEAARVGEAGAAFGVVALEVRHLAERSLSTSKRITDKVSGIGNAIETVMTSAEEGAEREDLAVSRANGDVNEVLEDLQSVVTGFRESSGELESAAVGIREQIGASLVELQFQDRVCQMLEHLRDNISQLPAIAHAAPSDSPTLNAKQLLDALAADYTMEEEHQVHATGGRVQQRESEITFF; this comes from the coding sequence ATGGCTGAGCTGCTCGTGGCACTGGTAGCCCTGGTGATCGGCCTCGGCGTCGGTTACGGCATAGCGGGACGACGCGCTCGACCGGCTGACGACGACGCGGCGGCCGAGCAGGCCGTTGCGAACTACCACCGCAACGTCGTCGAATTCACCGAGGCGGTCGCGCCGGTCTGGTCTGCCCACGTCGACACGTCCCGAGCGCAGATGGAGACCGCGATCAGCGGCGTCACCGCGCAGTTCGCGGGCATCGTCGACAACCTCGACACGGTGCTCGACTCGTCCGCGGGCGTGCTGCACGGTGACTCCGGGGCGGTCTTCGACCGGAGCCGCGAGCGTCTTGGTGACGTCGTCAGCACGCTCGACAACGCGGTCGCGATGAAACGCCAGGCGCTCGACGAACTCCGCACGCTGGTCGAGCTCAACGACGAGCTCAAGCGGATGGCGGCCGAGGTCACCGCGATCGCGTCCCAGACCCATCTGCTCGCGCTGAACGCCGCGATCGAGGCCGCCAGGGTCGGTGAGGCCGGCGCGGCGTTCGGCGTCGTCGCGCTGGAAGTGCGGCACCTCGCGGAGCGTTCGCTCAGCACCAGCAAACGGATCACCGACAAGGTGTCCGGCATCGGCAACGCGATCGAGACCGTGATGACCAGCGCCGAGGAGGGCGCCGAGCGGGAGGACCTGGCGGTGTCCCGGGCCAACGGCGACGTGAACGAGGTGCTCGAAGACCTGCAGTCGGTGGTCACCGGGTTCCGCGAATCGTCCGGCGAGCTGGAGTCCGCGGCGGTCGGCATCCGGGAGCAGATCGGGGCGTCGCTCGTCGAGCTGCAGTTCCAGGACCGGGTGTGCCAGATGCTCGAACATCTGCGGGACAACATCTCCCAGCTCCCGGCAATCGCGCATGCCGCACCCAGCGACTCTCCGACGCTGAACGCCAAGCAGCTGCTCGACGCGCTCGCCGCCGACTACACGATGGAGGAAGAGCACCAGGTGCACGCCACCGGTGGGAGGGTGCAGCAGCGCGAATCCGAGATCACGTTCTTCTGA
- a CDS encoding protein-glutamate methylesterase/protein-glutamine glutaminase → MSGNRIGVLIVDDSAVVRQALSARLSNSGDIEVIGVAADPIFAMERMNRVWPDVVVLDIEMPRMDGITFLKKIMSTRPTPVVICSTMTTRGAETTMDALAAGAVSVIPKPTTGLKQFIQDEGGDIVSAVRAAARSNVRRAQDAVRAPVSVGPAPSFVSVAERGSILGTTTDRVVAIGTSTGGTQALEVVLTALPPTCAGIVIVQHMPEKFTAAFAARLDGLCELEVSEAVDGDRVLTGRALVAPGGKHMELRRDGAQYRVRVFDGPLVNRHRPSVDVLFRSVAKMAGRNALGVIMTGMGDDGARGLLEMRRAGAFTVAQDEATSLVYGMPHEAVQLGAAEREAPLSAIPEVIRKYG, encoded by the coding sequence ATGAGCGGCAACCGGATTGGCGTGCTGATCGTCGACGACTCCGCGGTGGTGCGACAAGCGCTGTCGGCGCGGCTGAGCAACAGCGGCGACATCGAGGTGATCGGGGTGGCTGCCGACCCGATCTTCGCGATGGAACGGATGAACCGAGTCTGGCCGGACGTCGTCGTGCTGGACATCGAGATGCCCCGGATGGACGGCATCACGTTCCTGAAAAAGATCATGTCCACGCGTCCGACGCCGGTCGTGATCTGTTCGACGATGACCACCCGGGGCGCGGAGACCACGATGGACGCGCTGGCCGCCGGAGCGGTCAGCGTCATCCCGAAGCCCACCACCGGCCTGAAGCAGTTCATCCAGGACGAGGGCGGGGACATCGTCTCGGCGGTCCGGGCGGCCGCGCGCAGCAACGTCCGGCGGGCGCAGGACGCGGTCCGCGCGCCGGTGTCGGTCGGCCCGGCACCCTCGTTCGTGTCGGTCGCCGAGCGGGGTTCGATCCTCGGTACGACGACCGACCGGGTGGTGGCGATCGGGACGTCGACCGGCGGCACCCAGGCGCTCGAGGTGGTGCTCACCGCGCTGCCGCCGACCTGCGCGGGCATCGTCATCGTCCAGCACATGCCGGAGAAGTTCACCGCGGCGTTCGCGGCCCGGCTGGACGGGTTGTGCGAGTTGGAGGTGTCCGAGGCGGTCGACGGCGACCGGGTGCTGACCGGGCGGGCGCTGGTCGCCCCCGGCGGCAAACACATGGAGCTGCGCCGCGACGGCGCCCAGTATCGCGTCCGGGTCTTCGACGGCCCGCTGGTCAACCGGCACCGGCCGTCGGTCGACGTGCTGTTCCGGTCGGTGGCCAAGATGGCCGGGCGCAACGCGCTCGGCGTCATCATGACCGGCATGGGCGACGACGGCGCCCGCGGCCTGCTGGAGATGCGGCGGGCGGGCGCGTTCACGGTGGCCCAGGACGAAGCCACCAGCCTGGTCTACGGCATGCCCCACGAGGCGGTCCAGCTCGGAGCCGCCGAACGCGAAGCGCCGCTGTCCGCGATTCCCGAGGTGATCCGCAAATATGGCTGA
- a CDS encoding CheR family methyltransferase produces the protein MTLTAHQPKPITRQEFEQISELLRRRTGIRLTPGKESLVMGRLDKRLRQLGIPSYREYLELLNRPEEPELNQAIDLLTTNETFFFREPRHFDYLREVVLPAHPVNRPFRLWSAASSSGEEAYTAAMVLAEALPNTPWEVVGTDVSARVVASAQRGLYPIAAAERIPLPLLRKYCRKGREEYEGLMAIAPDIRARVTFVRANLMDNLHGLGRFDVIFLRNVMIYFGADTKVALLERLEEMLQPGGHLIVSLSETLKGITSRLTMVEPSVYCRGGVGGV, from the coding sequence ATGACGCTGACCGCACACCAGCCGAAGCCGATCACCCGCCAGGAATTCGAGCAGATCAGCGAACTGCTGCGGCGACGCACCGGCATCCGCCTGACGCCCGGCAAGGAGTCGCTCGTCATGGGGCGCCTCGACAAGCGGCTGCGGCAGCTGGGCATCCCGTCCTACCGCGAGTACCTCGAGCTGCTGAACCGCCCCGAGGAGCCGGAGCTCAACCAGGCGATCGACCTGCTCACGACCAACGAGACGTTCTTCTTCCGCGAGCCGCGGCACTTCGACTACCTCCGCGAGGTGGTCCTGCCCGCGCACCCGGTCAACCGTCCGTTCCGGCTCTGGAGCGCGGCCAGCTCCAGCGGTGAGGAGGCCTACACGGCCGCGATGGTGCTGGCCGAAGCCCTGCCGAACACACCGTGGGAGGTCGTGGGCACGGACGTGTCCGCGCGGGTGGTGGCCAGCGCTCAGCGTGGGCTCTACCCGATCGCGGCTGCGGAGCGCATCCCGCTGCCGCTGCTGCGCAAGTACTGCCGGAAGGGCCGGGAGGAGTACGAAGGCCTGATGGCGATCGCGCCGGACATCCGGGCACGGGTGACGTTCGTGCGCGCGAACCTGATGGACAACCTGCACGGGCTCGGCCGGTTCGACGTCATCTTCCTGCGCAACGTGATGATCTATTTCGGCGCCGACACCAAGGTCGCCCTTCTGGAGCGGCTGGAGGAGATGCTCCAGCCGGGAGGCCACCTGATCGTCAGCCTGTCGGAGACGCTCAAGGGCATCACGTCCCGGCTGACGATGGTCGAACCGTCCGTCTACTGCCGTGGCGGAGTGGGCGGTGTTTAA